The stretch of DNA TGGGTGCCTTTTTcacaaataacacaaataacacaaatTTAATCAGGTATTATTAGCCTcaatatattgtatttttaaaattttataaattaaaagaaattatttattaattttttaataaaaaataatatttaaaatttcaaaaatttgagaaaaattattttttttaattaaaaaaataatattgaaacattaaaaaatttgagaaaaataaatataaaatttaaaaatattaaaattaaacatactcctaatattaaaaataacaataaaaaataataaggttacaaataatatattaatatttatatataaaattagtaTAAGCTCAATtaacctaaaataaataatattaatttttatatatatttaaattaattcaaaataaatattattaatatttttatatatttataaaattaactcTACTAAtactgttaaatttttttatattcttaaaatattctgttaaactaacaaaaattgttaaatagctatattttatatataaagatattgaAGTTGTTTATAGTCAGTTTTTAAGAGCTTTAATGAAGTTaagagttttatttttttttttttaaaaaataataaataaataaaataaaatttcaaatgtGTTGAAAATAATGTTTTGCAGAATTTtatatgacatttttttaaaacatgTTCTTATtaagttatacattttttttttataaggggTCACATATTATACTAGTCTTTATTGTGTCACTACAATTAGATGTGTTTctcaattaattataaatagtacATACATAGTGCATACTGTGTAGTGTATAATTACTACCCTAACAATCACGTAATTACTTCCAAACTCAACTTTTTTGAAGTagcaaatattttttcaaaaaagaaaaaaatgttgGGTATTAGAGGAGGactaaattgaaaatatttcaagATAATAAAGGGATTTGTGTAAATAgtaagaaatttcgaatttcgtGCAAATAGTAAATTAGCTATAATTTACAATTAAcccacttcttcttcttcattcaaAACCCTCCAAATCTCTGCCCTAATCTTCATTCTCCGCCGATCAAATCTTTCGCCCTGGTTAGGCCGTTTCTCATCGCGGTTCGAGCTCACCACAGTACGTTCGTTATCCTGTTtctctaaaaaataatataatctaTTATAATACAACTATTATATTGTGCTTTTTGCATGTAATTACTAAAGAATGGGTCTTTTGATTTTTTCTTGCCATAGAATTTGATTATTATACATGTTTTAGTCCACTTTCCTAGATTGATTAGGTATTTTGATATTGTTTTGGAAGTTAATGATGTTTGTagctttcttttatatttttctgtcTCTTTCCCACAGGTCTAATGATTTTATATTACTTTGATTTGTTTGGGTGAATTTAACTGtgtaatttggatttttttttatattttggttGCAATGATTTGTGGTCCCATCCTTTGTTTAATTTTGACTTTTTGTTCAATTAATTTAATGCCTTTTGAATGAAGATGTTTGAGCACTTCCATTGGCATCTTAGCAAGACTCACTTTTTTTCTGCTTTACAGTCTAACTTTTAATCTCTAAGGTGGAGTTTTTGGTTGGAGataatgaaatagaatggaatagaattagttgcattttaaagtattggaatgtcgTTTCCAATACCATCATTTCGGTGGAATGACTATTtccattctcattcctattaCTATGTTTTCATTCCTAGTTGGAGTGCCTTTCTAATCTATTTCATGTCTGCATAACAAAATGACTAATTTCTGGTAATGGGTATTAGTTATTTTAGCTGACCTAGTTCTTGTTTTTATGCATATACTACTTCCATTGAACAGGGCAAGTTTGTTAGATTTTGTATATTGGTGTATGACTCTTTATGATAATgtagtttttctttttgtgtTGATGTGTTAGGTAGGTAGATATGGATAATGAAGGCAAGTTGATTAAAATTGTTGGATTATTGAATGAAACTAAGGTTGCAGCTGTTGAAGCGAAACGCCAGATTAGTTCAATGAGAGATCGGTTGGCCGAGTTTCGTGAGCAACAGCAGAGGACGTATGAACGGTTGTCTGCTTCTTTACATGCACTTAGGGATCTTGTGAATGATAATCTAAGGGCAAATGTTAATGTTCGAGTTGTGAATAATGTTGTTGGTGGTGAAATAGAAGATGACTGTGAGTCTGTGATCACTGTTGAAAATGATCTgatggaagaagaagaagaagaggctgATGAGGTGGAGAGTGATGAAGTGCATAAGCTATGATGATGAGTTGGTTTGGTTATGAATGGTGGTTCAGTCAGTGTAAGTATGTTTATGTTTATCTTCTTAATTAACTAATTTAGTCAACATATTTAAGTGAAGAAATTTCTAGTCTAGAGACATGGACGtgctatatagtatatatacttgaagaaaaagaagaagaagaagaagaagaaagaaaatacTTCTTTTATTTTGGAAATTTCAGGTGTTtgttaatgttatttttttgttggggTTTGACTTTGAATATTGTTGACTTgttttgatgatgatgatgatgatgataatgatggtgatgatgatgatgataccTAAATCGTAAACTTTTGGACATTTTTGTTCAGCTTATAGtcatttttttatgcattttcaaCCAAAGgtaaaattcttaaatagaacAACAAGAATAAGCTTACAAGCATTATCTCAAGTGTTTTTTTTATACTATTTCACTACAACATCATTTGTAAACaagtaaaagaaaaatttaGATCTTACCATTCCTAGGATAGTAATAGTATGTTGATTGTTGGAGAACTTGACTTGATGAAGGCTAGGAAGGAAGAGGTGTCACACCACAGAAGCTTCACATCTAGATGGTGTTAGGCATTACTATGTCCAATAGCAATGTCTTTTTTTTTACACATTAATTTAACACGGAGCATTGCTATGGACACCAGTGGTGCTCAACACCTTTTATAAGTAGCGTTTAATgttctctaaaaattattttcttaagttatatgagacccgatacttaattacaagATTATTAAATACTAGTAGTGCCTTTTAGCAATTTTCTTAACACACTCTGATCCTAAATCCTCCCAAATTTTCAGGACACCtaataattaaaacaaacaaTTACGAGACTACTAGATACTAGTAGTGCCTTTTAGCAATTCTCTTAACACACCTTGATCCTAACTTCTCCCAAATTTTTAGAATACCTAACAATTAAAACAAACACTCTTTTAGTTTAAAGTTCACTTAACTCGTTTATCTTTTAAGGGGTGTTTGTTATGGTGACATGTTTAAGAGTTTTATTTTGGAGTTTttcttttgtaaaatattaaaattaagaccataagattttttttaatatggtaAAAATACCCTTAATTATAAAAGAGTTATACCATTCTTAACTTAAATTAAGGATACTcacactatttttttaaaaggtaaaaTTCATTCATGGCTCATTAAGGGATAAAACTCTACAAGTCAAGCAGAAATAAAGTAACACAAATCTTACTTAAATATAAGTTAATTGTTAGCCAACCACGTCGAgaatcaaaggaaaaaaaaaagctcaTAGCTCATGCAAGAATTGCTAAAGGGGAGCTCAATACACCAAGTTATGCCCGAAAGTTTGCCAAGGGGAGCTCCATACACCAAGCAGAGCTCTATACACCAAGGGGAGCTCCCTTGCGCGCCTGCACGTATGCCCGCGCCCGCGCTCCGCCCGCGCTCCGCACGTCAGCCCCCGCTCGCTCCCCGTGCCCGACCTCATACACTCTCGTCAATCTTCTTTTCCCTCTTGACACAAACGGTCTAAGCAAGGAAGTATCAGACGAGACAACGATAGCATAATGAATATGGATAATAGAGACAGAGTTCATTTCATCCGAGGTACCAATGAAAGGAGCATTTTTAGTGTAACTTAGAATGCTAGGTACATCAAACCACTTAGGATACAACGTTATCAAGTGTGAAAGTGGCTTCACATTTTATGGATTTGAGATTTGGTGTGAAGGTGTATAGTTTCAAGGGCTCACTATAAATAAGGCCCTTGAATTCATTGTAAATGTgacttttttgaaaaataaaataataagattttCGGAGATCAAAGATTGTgagatttttattttaagtatttttctatCAAGATCTTTCAATACTATTTTAAGTTTTTGTTATTTCGAGTTCTTACCATTAATAATatgttttaagaatatgaattagaagaaaaaattaaataaaactaatatagtcaaagatatatacatttataagttttcaaattacaaata from Cannabis sativa cultivar Pink pepper isolate KNU-18-1 chromosome 2, ASM2916894v1, whole genome shotgun sequence encodes:
- the LOC115720965 gene encoding uncharacterized protein LOC115720965; this encodes MDNEGKLIKIVGLLNETKVAAVEAKRQISSMRDRLAEFREQQQRTYERLSASLHALRDLVNDNLRANVNVRVVNNVVGGEIEDDCESVITVENDLMEEEEEEADEVESDEVHKL